A stretch of the Vigna radiata var. radiata cultivar VC1973A chromosome 7, Vradiata_ver6, whole genome shotgun sequence genome encodes the following:
- the LOC106766778 gene encoding transcription factor bHLH68 isoform X1 yields the protein MNRGVLQSSPVQQMMAANPNNWWNINTMRPPPPSPPPPPSHPSSPFFSTPSNFLTPYNTSSSLPLPSWHDNNQELPESWSQLLMSGMVSEEEKGAMCQVQQQMLSQVKQEGSVNSYVYGHGNEEFHPAKPTWPQTVPSSSPKSCVTSFSSSMLDFSNSNTDARPPPPDPSLECNSTAAGGAFKKARVQPPTTQSTFKVRKEKLGDRITALHQLVSPFGKTDTASVLLEAIGYIRFLQSQIEALSLPYLGNGSGNMRQQQSVQGEKNCIFPEDPGQLLNENCLKRKATSEQVIIDSEEEAKKKDLRSRGLCLVPVSCTLQVGSDNGADYWAPAFGGGFR from the exons ATGAATAGAGGTGTCTTGCAAAGCTCACCGGTGCAACAAATGATGGCTGCAAACCCTAACAATTGGTGGAACATCAACACCATGCGCCCTCCTCCGccttctcctcctcctcctccctctcacccttcttctcctttcttctcCACTCCTTCTAACTTTCTAACTCCGTATAACacctcttcttctcttcctcttccttcttgGCATGATAACAATCAAGAACTACCTGAGTCATGGAGCCAGCTTCTCAT GAGTGGGATGGTGTCTGAAGAAGAGAAAGGGGCTATGTGCCAGGTTCAGCAACAAATGCTGAGTCAAGTTAAGCAAGAAGGGTCGGTGAACAGCTACGTGTACGGTCATGGAAACGAAGAGTTTCACCCAGCAAAGCCAACTTGGCCTCAAACAGTGCCTTCTTCTTCCCCCAAATCATGTGTAACAAGTTTCAGCAGCAGCATGTTAGATTTCTCTAACAGTAACACAGATGCTAGGCCTCCTCCTCCAGACCCATCATTAGag tGTAATAGCACTGCAGCTGGTGGGGCATTCAAGAAAGCTAGGGTTCAACCGCCCACAACGCAGTCGACCTTCAAG GTTAGGAAGGAAAAATTAGGTGACAGAATTACAGCCCTTCATCAACTTGTTTCCCCGTTTGGAAAG ACTGACACGGCTTCTGTCTTATTAGAAGCTATTGGGTATATCAGATTCCTTCAGAGTCAAATTGAG GCCCTTAGCTTACCATACTTGGGTAATGGATCAGGAAACATGAGACAGCAACAATCT GTTCAAGGAGAGAAGAATTGTATATTCCCTGAAGACCCCGGTCAG TTGCTGAACGAAAACTGTTTGAAGAGGAAAGCAACTAGTGAGCAGGTTATAATT gaTTCTGAAGAAGAGGCGAAGAAGAAGGATCTAAGGAGTAGAGGGTTGTGTCTGGTTCCAGTGTCATGCACGCTGCAAGTTGGAAGTGACAATGGAGCTGATTATTGGGCACCAGCTTTTGGAGGGGGGTTTCGGTAG
- the LOC106766778 gene encoding transcription factor bHLH68 isoform X2 → MNRGVLQSSPVQQMMAANPNNWWNINTMRPPPPSPPPPPSHPSSPFFSTPSNFLTPYNTSSSLPLPSWHDNNQELPESWSQLLMSGMVSEEEKGAMCQVQQQMLSQVKQEGSVNSYVYGHGNEEFHPAKPTWPQTVPSSSPKSCVTSFSSSMLDFSNSNTDARPPPPDPSLECNSTAAGGAFKKARVQPPTTQSTFKVRKEKLGDRITALHQLVSPFGKTDTASVLLEAIGYIRFLQSQIEALSLPYLGNGSGNMRQQQSVQGEKNCIFPEDPGQLLNENCLKRKATSEQDSEEEAKKKDLRSRGLCLVPVSCTLQVGSDNGADYWAPAFGGGFR, encoded by the exons ATGAATAGAGGTGTCTTGCAAAGCTCACCGGTGCAACAAATGATGGCTGCAAACCCTAACAATTGGTGGAACATCAACACCATGCGCCCTCCTCCGccttctcctcctcctcctccctctcacccttcttctcctttcttctcCACTCCTTCTAACTTTCTAACTCCGTATAACacctcttcttctcttcctcttccttcttgGCATGATAACAATCAAGAACTACCTGAGTCATGGAGCCAGCTTCTCAT GAGTGGGATGGTGTCTGAAGAAGAGAAAGGGGCTATGTGCCAGGTTCAGCAACAAATGCTGAGTCAAGTTAAGCAAGAAGGGTCGGTGAACAGCTACGTGTACGGTCATGGAAACGAAGAGTTTCACCCAGCAAAGCCAACTTGGCCTCAAACAGTGCCTTCTTCTTCCCCCAAATCATGTGTAACAAGTTTCAGCAGCAGCATGTTAGATTTCTCTAACAGTAACACAGATGCTAGGCCTCCTCCTCCAGACCCATCATTAGag tGTAATAGCACTGCAGCTGGTGGGGCATTCAAGAAAGCTAGGGTTCAACCGCCCACAACGCAGTCGACCTTCAAG GTTAGGAAGGAAAAATTAGGTGACAGAATTACAGCCCTTCATCAACTTGTTTCCCCGTTTGGAAAG ACTGACACGGCTTCTGTCTTATTAGAAGCTATTGGGTATATCAGATTCCTTCAGAGTCAAATTGAG GCCCTTAGCTTACCATACTTGGGTAATGGATCAGGAAACATGAGACAGCAACAATCT GTTCAAGGAGAGAAGAATTGTATATTCCCTGAAGACCCCGGTCAG TTGCTGAACGAAAACTGTTTGAAGAGGAAAGCAACTAGTGAGCAG gaTTCTGAAGAAGAGGCGAAGAAGAAGGATCTAAGGAGTAGAGGGTTGTGTCTGGTTCCAGTGTCATGCACGCTGCAAGTTGGAAGTGACAATGGAGCTGATTATTGGGCACCAGCTTTTGGAGGGGGGTTTCGGTAG
- the LOC106765554 gene encoding NADPH:adrenodoxin oxidoreductase, mitochondrial isoform X1 has protein sequence MQKLAIFRARRWLCRSFSGISSNPLRVCVVGSGPAGFYTAEKMLKAHQQAQVDIVDRLPTPFGLVRSGVAPDHPETKIVINQFSRVAQQERCSFFGNVTLGSSISLSELRELYHVVVLAYGAESDRSLGIPGENLKGIHSAREFVWWYNGHPDGQNLEPDLKSTDTAVILGQGNVALDVARILLRPTTELATTDIASHALATLEESCIRVVYLVGRRGPAQAACTAKELREILGIHNVDIFIQESDLLLTPVDEEELKSNRIQRRVHELLSKAARSKPKHIGLNQRELRFVFFRKPNDFQESKERAGHVSGMHFEKTVLQGVSQGKQIAIGTGEFEDIKCGMVLKSIGYKSVPVDGLPFDHKKGIVPNDRGRVLSNPSDPTVPEKGLYVCGWLKRGPTGIIATNLYCAEETVSSISEDLEKGGLIPSSALEKPGRVGLLQLLHDRNVRIVSFSDWEKIDSEERRLGSLRNKPREKLATWDELYKAIS, from the exons atgcaaaaattaGCAATTTTCCGAGCTAGAAGGTGGCTATGTAGGAGCTTCTCGGGCATTTCTTCAAACCCATTGCGGGTGTGTGTCGTTGGAAGTGGCCCTGCTGGTTTCTACACTGCTGAGAAG ATGTTGAAGGCGCATCAACAAGCACAAGTTGATATCGTTGACAGGTTGCCCACACCTTTTGGGTTGGTTCGCTCTGGTGTTGCACCCGATCACCCTGAAACAAAG ATTGTCATCAATCAGTTTTCAAGGGTGGCACAACAAGAACGATGCTCATTTTTCGGTAATGTGACCCTTGGATCAAGCATTTCTCTCTCTGAATTACGCGAGCTGTATCATGTG GTTGTCCTTGCATATGGTGCTGAAAGTGATAGAAGTCTTGGTATTCCTGGGGAG AATTTGAAAGGGATACATTCTGCTAGGGAGTTTGTTTGGTGGTATAATGGGCACCCAGATGGACAAAATCTTGAGCCAGACCTAAAGAGCACTGATACAGCTGTAATTCTTGGTCAG gGAAATGTTGCTTTAGATGTTGCAAGGATTCTTTTACGACCTACCACTGAGTTAGCAACAACTGATATTGCCAGTCATGCTCTGGCTACCCTAGAGGAGAGCTGTATCAG GGTGGTTTATTTGGTTGGAAGACGTGGTCCAGCACAAGCAGCTTGTACTGCAAAAGAACTACGTGAAATTCTTG GTATTCATAATGTTGATATTTTCATTCAGGAATCTGATCTACTTTTAACCCCAGTGGATGAG GAAGAACTTAAGAGTAACCGAATACAGAGAAGAGTTCACGAGTTGCTATCTAAGGCTGCTAGATCAAAACCTAAACACATAGGTTTGAACCAGCGTGAACTCCGTTTCGTCTTCTTCCGGAAACCAAATGATTTTCAGGAGTCGAAAGAGAGAGCTGGCCATGTTTCTGGCATGCACTTTGAGAAGACAGTTCTTCAgg GTGTTAGCCAAGGAAAACAGATTGCCATTGGTACTGGAGAGTTTGAAGATATAAAATGCGG GATGGTACTTAAGAGCATTGGTTACAAATCAGTACCAGTTGATGGGTTACCTTTTGATCATAAAAAAG GTATAGTTCCAAATGATAGAGGTAGAGTGTTGAGTAACCCTTCAGATCCTACAGTCCCTGAAAAGGGCTTGTATGTATGTGGCTGGCTGAAGAGAGGACCAACTGGCATTATTGCCACAAACCTGTATTGTGCGGAAGAAACT GTTTCGAGCATATCCGAAGACCTTGAAAAAGGAGGGTTGATTCCATCATCAGCCCTGGAAAAACCAGGCAGGGTCGGACTTCTCCAGCTTCTGCATGACAGAAATGTAAGAATAGTTTCATTCAGTGATTGGGAAAAGATAGACTCTGAAGAGAGGAGGCTTGGAAGTTTAAGGAACAAGCCTAGGGAAAAACTTGCCACCTGGGATGAACTGTATAAAGCTATCTCATAA
- the LOC106765554 gene encoding NADPH:adrenodoxin oxidoreductase, mitochondrial isoform X2 has translation MNFDVYLKNYFKTYYFYFYGVGDFTIFFGESNSIELSLPENLQQIVINQFSRVAQQERCSFFGNVTLGSSISLSELRELYHVVVLAYGAESDRSLGIPGENLKGIHSAREFVWWYNGHPDGQNLEPDLKSTDTAVILGQGNVALDVARILLRPTTELATTDIASHALATLEESCIRVVYLVGRRGPAQAACTAKELREILGIHNVDIFIQESDLLLTPVDEEELKSNRIQRRVHELLSKAARSKPKHIGLNQRELRFVFFRKPNDFQESKERAGHVSGMHFEKTVLQGVSQGKQIAIGTGEFEDIKCGMVLKSIGYKSVPVDGLPFDHKKGIVPNDRGRVLSNPSDPTVPEKGLYVCGWLKRGPTGIIATNLYCAEETVSSISEDLEKGGLIPSSALEKPGRVGLLQLLHDRNVRIVSFSDWEKIDSEERRLGSLRNKPREKLATWDELYKAIS, from the exons ATGAATtttgatgtttacttgaaaaattatttcaaaacttattatttttatttttatggtgTTGGGGACTTCACTATTTTCTTTGGTGAGAGTAACAGCATTGAGCTTAGTTTACCAGAAAACTTGCAACAGATTGTCATCAATCAGTTTTCAAGGGTGGCACAACAAGAACGATGCTCATTTTTCGGTAATGTGACCCTTGGATCAAGCATTTCTCTCTCTGAATTACGCGAGCTGTATCATGTG GTTGTCCTTGCATATGGTGCTGAAAGTGATAGAAGTCTTGGTATTCCTGGGGAG AATTTGAAAGGGATACATTCTGCTAGGGAGTTTGTTTGGTGGTATAATGGGCACCCAGATGGACAAAATCTTGAGCCAGACCTAAAGAGCACTGATACAGCTGTAATTCTTGGTCAG gGAAATGTTGCTTTAGATGTTGCAAGGATTCTTTTACGACCTACCACTGAGTTAGCAACAACTGATATTGCCAGTCATGCTCTGGCTACCCTAGAGGAGAGCTGTATCAG GGTGGTTTATTTGGTTGGAAGACGTGGTCCAGCACAAGCAGCTTGTACTGCAAAAGAACTACGTGAAATTCTTG GTATTCATAATGTTGATATTTTCATTCAGGAATCTGATCTACTTTTAACCCCAGTGGATGAG GAAGAACTTAAGAGTAACCGAATACAGAGAAGAGTTCACGAGTTGCTATCTAAGGCTGCTAGATCAAAACCTAAACACATAGGTTTGAACCAGCGTGAACTCCGTTTCGTCTTCTTCCGGAAACCAAATGATTTTCAGGAGTCGAAAGAGAGAGCTGGCCATGTTTCTGGCATGCACTTTGAGAAGACAGTTCTTCAgg GTGTTAGCCAAGGAAAACAGATTGCCATTGGTACTGGAGAGTTTGAAGATATAAAATGCGG GATGGTACTTAAGAGCATTGGTTACAAATCAGTACCAGTTGATGGGTTACCTTTTGATCATAAAAAAG GTATAGTTCCAAATGATAGAGGTAGAGTGTTGAGTAACCCTTCAGATCCTACAGTCCCTGAAAAGGGCTTGTATGTATGTGGCTGGCTGAAGAGAGGACCAACTGGCATTATTGCCACAAACCTGTATTGTGCGGAAGAAACT GTTTCGAGCATATCCGAAGACCTTGAAAAAGGAGGGTTGATTCCATCATCAGCCCTGGAAAAACCAGGCAGGGTCGGACTTCTCCAGCTTCTGCATGACAGAAATGTAAGAATAGTTTCATTCAGTGATTGGGAAAAGATAGACTCTGAAGAGAGGAGGCTTGGAAGTTTAAGGAACAAGCCTAGGGAAAAACTTGCCACCTGGGATGAACTGTATAAAGCTATCTCATAA